From Pseudomonas sp. G.S.17, the proteins below share one genomic window:
- a CDS encoding DEAD/DEAH box helicase family protein: protein MLRHELRHRGTRFSLCQFKPEHDLNPDTLARYAKNRCRVVPELVYSPWATKAHLEQTGSKAQAWRIDLVLFVNGLPVATLELKSEFKQAVHRAIKQYKTTRFATDPVTKKPEPLLTFKRGALVHFAVSQYEVYMATRLEGADTFFLPFNKGTKAGGAGNDVPSDINQYATDYLWNEVLRPSNLLSILGRFVHLQIEEKEDWEGRKYKKESLIFPRYHQWDVVNKLVTAARTEGPGHKYLIQHSAGSGKSNSIAWVAHQLSALYDNQGCKQFNSVIVVTDRTVLDDQLQDTINQFEHVDGAVGRINNQEGDGSKSEKLAAALENSQPIIIVTIQTFPYVLRAIENSVSLKERSYAIIADEAHSSQTGSTARQLKEVLMIEAKADGEDELSTEDILDAAVASRRVSKNLSYFAFTATPKTKTLELFGRLPKPTEQPSKTNKPAAYHVYSMRQAIEEGFILDVLKNYTNYKVAYNLAQKIDKADQEVESKKAKVKLNQWVRLHEYNIAQKVQVIVEHFRNNVMGLLGGQAKAMVVTSSRKEAVRYKLCFDKYIVDKGYQKIHAMVAFSSEVEFTEKDPNAVALLGNKYTESNMNPNLKGRDMRKAFDSDDYQVMIVANKFQTGFDQPKLCAMYVDKKLGGVECVQTLSRLNRTYPGKADVGTFILDFFNEPQEILDSFQPYFQTAELADVSNPDLIFDLFEKLNATGIYKSSEVEQFSAAFFVKNKSNAAIANICKPAVERWAKRYKQAVEAFTHSKDIFERIKKTKDAVLIANAENDLKDCKQAKDALDIFKKDLGTFVRFYEFMSQIVDYDDKQLEKLSLYARNLSPMLREANVDEDEIDLTGIVLSHYRVSKILQQDLKLQEDSPDFKLTPGEGLGSAAAKDKKEELLSQILERLNELFITDQLTDKDMVNYAYTIRDKVSENQLVMQQLANNTPEQALLGNFANAVDDAIMDSGDAHQNQMMQLLSDPAKASKFARVVFDLLKLAD, encoded by the coding sequence GTGTTGCGCCATGAACTGCGCCACCGTGGCACCCGTTTCAGCCTGTGCCAGTTCAAACCTGAACACGATCTAAACCCCGACACCTTGGCCCGTTATGCCAAGAACCGCTGCCGTGTCGTCCCTGAGTTGGTTTACTCACCTTGGGCTACCAAAGCCCATCTCGAACAAACCGGCAGCAAGGCTCAAGCATGGCGAATTGACTTGGTGCTTTTTGTAAATGGCTTGCCGGTCGCCACGCTAGAGCTGAAATCCGAATTCAAGCAGGCTGTGCACCGCGCCATTAAGCAGTACAAAACTACACGCTTTGCCACAGACCCTGTCACCAAAAAGCCCGAACCGCTGCTGACCTTTAAGCGTGGTGCGTTGGTGCATTTTGCCGTGAGCCAGTACGAGGTCTATATGGCCACGCGGCTGGAAGGCGCTGATACCTTCTTCCTACCGTTCAACAAAGGCACCAAGGCTGGCGGTGCCGGGAACGATGTGCCGTCAGATATTAACCAGTACGCCACCGATTACCTGTGGAACGAAGTCTTGCGCCCCAGCAATCTGCTGTCGATTCTCGGGCGCTTTGTGCATCTCCAAATTGAAGAGAAAGAAGATTGGGAAGGCCGTAAATACAAGAAAGAAAGCCTGATTTTTCCGCGCTACCATCAGTGGGATGTGGTTAATAAACTGGTCACGGCGGCCCGCACCGAAGGCCCCGGCCATAAGTACCTGATCCAGCACAGCGCAGGCTCTGGCAAGTCCAACTCGATTGCCTGGGTAGCGCATCAGCTTTCGGCGCTTTATGACAACCAGGGTTGCAAGCAATTCAACTCAGTGATTGTGGTGACGGATCGCACCGTGCTGGATGATCAGCTGCAAGACACCATTAATCAGTTTGAACATGTCGACGGCGCAGTTGGCCGCATCAATAATCAGGAAGGCGACGGTTCCAAATCGGAAAAGCTCGCTGCTGCACTGGAAAACTCGCAGCCGATTATTATCGTCACCATCCAGACCTTTCCCTATGTGCTGCGCGCCATCGAAAACAGCGTCAGCCTTAAAGAGCGCAGCTACGCGATCATTGCCGACGAAGCGCACTCATCGCAAACCGGCTCTACCGCGCGGCAGCTGAAAGAAGTGTTGATGATTGAGGCCAAAGCTGATGGTGAGGACGAACTCAGCACCGAGGACATTCTCGATGCCGCCGTAGCTTCACGCCGCGTGTCGAAAAACCTCAGCTACTTTGCCTTCACTGCAACGCCGAAAACCAAGACGCTGGAGCTGTTTGGCCGTTTGCCCAAGCCCACTGAGCAGCCCTCTAAAACCAATAAACCCGCGGCCTACCACGTGTACAGCATGCGTCAGGCCATTGAAGAGGGTTTTATTCTCGATGTGCTGAAAAACTACACCAACTACAAAGTGGCCTACAATCTGGCGCAAAAAATCGACAAGGCGGATCAGGAAGTCGAAAGCAAGAAAGCCAAGGTCAAGCTCAACCAGTGGGTGCGCCTGCACGAATACAACATCGCGCAAAAGGTGCAGGTGATTGTTGAGCACTTTCGCAACAACGTGATGGGCCTGTTGGGCGGTCAAGCCAAAGCCATGGTGGTCACCAGCTCACGCAAAGAGGCCGTGCGATACAAACTGTGTTTCGACAAATACATCGTCGATAAGGGCTACCAAAAAATCCATGCCATGGTGGCATTCTCCAGTGAGGTGGAGTTCACAGAGAAAGACCCAAATGCGGTCGCGTTACTCGGCAACAAATACACCGAGAGCAACATGAACCCCAACCTCAAAGGCCGCGATATGCGCAAAGCCTTTGATAGCGATGATTATCAGGTGATGATCGTTGCCAACAAATTTCAGACGGGCTTTGACCAACCCAAGCTCTGCGCCATGTATGTAGACAAAAAACTCGGCGGCGTCGAGTGCGTGCAGACTCTTTCCCGTTTGAATCGAACCTATCCCGGCAAGGCGGACGTTGGCACGTTTATCCTGGATTTTTTCAACGAACCGCAAGAGATTCTTGATTCATTCCAGCCGTATTTTCAGACGGCAGAGCTGGCGGACGTCTCCAATCCAGACTTGATCTTCGATCTGTTTGAGAAGCTAAACGCTACCGGCATTTACAAATCCAGTGAAGTTGAGCAGTTCTCTGCAGCCTTCTTCGTCAAAAACAAAAGTAATGCTGCGATTGCCAATATTTGCAAACCTGCCGTAGAGCGCTGGGCAAAACGCTATAAGCAAGCTGTTGAAGCCTTCACACACTCGAAAGACATTTTTGAGCGAATCAAAAAGACCAAAGACGCAGTACTGATCGCTAACGCTGAAAATGATCTGAAAGACTGCAAGCAAGCCAAGGATGCTCTCGATATCTTCAAAAAGGACCTTGGCACGTTTGTGCGTTTCTACGAATTCATGTCGCAAATCGTCGATTACGACGACAAGCAGCTGGAAAAGCTTAGCCTGTATGCACGCAATTTGAGCCCGATGCTACGTGAAGCAAACGTTGATGAGGATGAGATTGACCTCACAGGCATCGTACTCAGCCATTACCGCGTCTCGAAAATCCTCCAGCAAGACCTGAAACTGCAAGAAGACTCTCCAGACTTCAAGCTCACTCCAGGCGAAGGGCTGGGATCGGCAGCGGCGAAGGACAAAAAAGAAGAGCTACTTTCGCAGATACTGGAGCGGCTCAACGAGCTGTTCATTACCGACCAACTGACCGATAAAGATATGGTCAACTACGCCTACACCATCAGGGACAAGGTCAG
- a CDS encoding restriction endonuclease subunit S: protein MLNEKRQAVISHAVTKGLNPNAKMRDSGVDWLGEVPEHWKVSQIKWYAGIKSGENLPASDIESAQDENFCYPVYGGNGILGYAKRFNLISAAIVIGRVGALCGNIHKVMDSSWISDNALILSTNTSVFSLDYISLCLGARNLNTLADKNAQPLITGTKVTNERIPIPPFDEQREIQRHVIELMEQFEMLSSQAETGITLLKERRTALISAAVTGKIDVRNWVASQGSKTNKEVAA from the coding sequence TTGCTAAATGAAAAACGTCAGGCCGTGATTAGCCATGCCGTCACCAAAGGCTTGAACCCCAACGCCAAGATGCGCGACTCGGGTGTTGATTGGCTGGGGGAAGTGCCAGAGCATTGGAAAGTCAGCCAAATAAAGTGGTATGCAGGGATTAAAAGCGGTGAAAATTTGCCAGCGAGCGATATTGAATCTGCTCAAGATGAGAATTTTTGCTACCCAGTATATGGCGGCAATGGAATTTTGGGATACGCAAAGAGATTCAATCTTATAAGCGCCGCAATCGTAATTGGCCGTGTTGGGGCTCTCTGTGGCAATATCCATAAAGTCATGGATTCATCTTGGATTAGCGATAATGCGCTTATTTTGAGTACAAACACTTCAGTTTTTAGTCTTGACTATATATCTTTATGTTTGGGGGCAAGAAACCTAAACACATTAGCAGATAAAAATGCACAACCATTGATTACTGGGACAAAAGTAACTAACGAGCGCATTCCAATTCCGCCATTTGATGAGCAGCGAGAGATTCAGAGGCATGTTATTGAGTTGATGGAGCAATTTGAAATGCTATCTTCACAGGCTGAAACTGGCATAACTTTGCTTAAAGAACGCCGCACCGCCCTAATTTCAGCCGCCGTCACCGGTAAAATCGATGTGAGAAACTGGGTCGCGTCGCAAGGTAGTAAAACCAACAAGGAAGTAGCCGCATGA